A stretch of DNA from Candidatus Obscuribacterales bacterium:
AGACGAAGACCCTCCCCCCAAACCCTTCTTCCAGGTTAGTAGAGGGGCTTTGAAGGCATCTGCAACTCTTGGTGGCAGAAGGATCTGGAGGATGAAGGTCAAAATTTATCCCCGGGATAGGGCTGTCACGGCATAAACACCTTAAGCGATCGAAATTCTCTCCCCGATGCCTGCCATGTCACGAGTCCTAGGTCAGGATATCCTGGGAAGAGGCCAATGAGGGCTGGGGCAACGTCCTAGAATAGGATTGAGCTAACCCAAGGATTTGCGATCGCCCGTTGAGAGTCGCAGCCTCACCTATTCCGATGATTTACCTCTTGAGAGAATGCTTCCGATGAACGATTCCACCACATCCCCTCTGTCTACGCCATCCACCATGACCACGCCATCCGATAAGGTTGAGTTATCGGTGCGCCTAGATGCCGATTTACTCGATCAAATCAAGCATCTTACAAAAGATCCTAGCAAGGTTATTGAAGTTGCCGTTCGCCAGTGGCTATCCGGCGCGAACCGTCGGGATGACGATCTCACCCGCACCCTACGCCGTAATCCCCCCGTGCCGCCCAAGGGCGAATGGAATGATTAAGCGAGCGTCTCGCACCCTGCAAACACCAAGCTTTGGATGGAGAGATGGGAACCATGACTTTTGCATCCCGGTCTGGTTCTAAAGTTCAAGCTATCACCTCGCTGGAGGAGATAGGGCCTTGCATCGCGATAGTTGCTTAATTGATTGGGGTACGCTTAGCTTAGCAGGGAGAAACCGGCTCTGAGCTATGGTTAGACCCCCATTGTGAATTGCTTGTGGGTTAGATACTTCATGACGTTACCCAGTCAGTCTTCAGTTTCAGTCGATGACGCATTGGCCCCAGCGCCTCAGGCGGAGCGCTCAAGCCTTGAGCCAGATTTAGTGCTGACTCAAGATGAGCTGGGCGTCATCTGTTCCTGCTACTGGCGCGATCGCAGCCAATTGTCTGATCTCACGTCAGTCGATACGGCTGTTATACTGCCCATTCGCCCCGAGGTCTATCAAGCCAAGGTGCAGCAAACCCTGCTCCAGTCTGTTGCCCAAACGCTGCGGTATCCCTTTTTCCATGGCGATCGCTACTTGTTAATTGATGGGGTCATGAGTCCGGTGTTGTTGCCAGGGCGATCGCCCACCCACGTGATGGTGATGGGTTGGGTCTGGTGCGAACTGTCGGAAGCAGAAGCGATCGCCCATGTGGAAGCGCTTCCCCCCGCCGAGGCTCTTCAGCCCCACGGCTATCAACGCGGTCTTTCCCAGGTAGCCTGGAATGTGCGTCGCACCCTCAACCTAGACGCCATTTGGCAGAAAACCGTGAACGGGCTAGGAGAAGTGCTGGGTGTAGCACGCTGTCTGATTTGCTCCTACGAAGCCGGGCATCCTGACATTGCTGTAACTGCAGAATACTGCCAACCCCAGTGGGATTCTGCGTTGGCTATTCGTCTACCGGTGACCCCCGAGAGTATGGCCCATCGGGTTTTAGCCACCCTCCATCCCCAGGTCTTGCCCGCCGAGTCTTTGGGGTTAATTGGTCAACAGCCTCCCGTTTTGGCGATCGCCACCTGCCATAAAGATCAGCCCAATGGATTGATCTTGCTGCAACATGCCGCCATGGAGCGGGAGTGGGGTGCTTTTGAGATTGATAAAATCCAAGAACTTGCCAGCCAAATTGGTACCGACATTGCCCATGCCAAGCTCTATGCCGAAA
This window harbors:
- a CDS encoding ribbon-helix-helix domain-containing protein: MNDSTTSPLSTPSTMTTPSDKVELSVRLDADLLDQIKHLTKDPSKVIEVAVRQWLSGANRRDDDLTRTLRRNPPVPPKGEWND
- a CDS encoding ATP-binding protein, which codes for MTLPSQSSVSVDDALAPAPQAERSSLEPDLVLTQDELGVICSCYWRDRSQLSDLTSVDTAVILPIRPEVYQAKVQQTLLQSVAQTLRYPFFHGDRYLLIDGVMSPVLLPGRSPTHVMVMGWVWCELSEAEAIAHVEALPPAEALQPHGYQRGLSQVAWNVRRTLNLDAIWQKTVNGLGEVLGVARCLICSYEAGHPDIAVTAEYCQPQWDSALAIRLPVTPESMAHRVLATLHPQVLPAESLGLIGQQPPVLAIATCHKDQPNGLILLQHAAMEREWGAFEIDKIQELASQIGTDIAHAKLYAESQNLATELRETNDRLREKHQELEEARTQAEEASRLKSEFLANTSHELRTPLNGMIGFLKLVLDGMADDPEEQAEFIQESYNSAVHLLNIINDILDIAKIEAGKMQLDLNPVNLDDLMENVTKLTRGQVAQKNLSFEILTPASLEPVVLYGNYQRLLQVMLNLVGNSIKFTHDGGITITAEIIPEKTVVQGQEKPGIVKISVADTGIGVSLEKQDRLFQNFSQIDGSRTRQYGGTGLGLVISQKLVEAMGGVVSFFSLGEGLGSTVTFTVALYQDPIMVSTQSGDA